One genomic segment of Sphingorhabdus sp. M41 includes these proteins:
- the glmM gene encoding phosphoglucosamine mutase, which yields MTKKFFGTDGIRGLTNAHPMTAEIAMKVGQAAGRHFLRGNHKHRVVIGKDTRLSGYMMENALVAGFTSVGMDVVQVGPMPTPAVALLTRSMRADLGVMISASHNPYFDNGIKLFGPDGFKLSDEDELTIEAYLEEEATLAPAADIGRAKRFEDARGRYIHAVKMSLPDHIRLDGLKIVCDCANGAAYQVAPEAFWELGAEVVPLGIAPNGLNINDKCGSTDVAILQETVVSSGAHIGIALDGDADRLIVIDEKGQVVDGDQLMALIGSSWNRDGLLRGNGIVATVMSNLGLERFLNSQNLDLVRAKVGDRYVLEEMKKGGYNVGGEQSGHMILLDHGTTGDGTVAALQVLGELVESGKSASELLHLFDPVPQLLKNVRYSGGQPLESAKVKAVIAEAEKELEGCGRLVIRKSGTEPLIRVMAEGDDEDQVHAVVDRICAVVEEVAG from the coding sequence ATGACGAAGAAATTTTTTGGTACCGATGGCATACGCGGTCTGACCAATGCTCACCCGATGACGGCCGAAATCGCCATGAAAGTGGGGCAGGCCGCTGGCCGTCACTTCCTGCGGGGCAATCACAAGCATCGCGTGGTGATTGGCAAGGATACAAGGCTCTCCGGCTATATGATGGAAAATGCGCTGGTCGCAGGCTTTACCAGCGTCGGAATGGATGTCGTGCAGGTCGGTCCGATGCCGACGCCTGCGGTGGCGTTGCTTACAAGGTCGATGCGCGCCGATCTCGGGGTCATGATATCGGCCAGTCACAATCCTTATTTTGACAATGGCATAAAATTATTCGGGCCGGACGGTTTCAAACTGTCTGACGAAGACGAACTGACCATTGAAGCCTATCTGGAAGAAGAGGCCACGTTGGCACCGGCAGCGGATATTGGTCGTGCCAAGCGCTTTGAAGATGCGCGCGGTCGTTACATCCATGCAGTCAAAATGTCATTGCCTGACCATATCCGTCTCGATGGCCTGAAGATCGTTTGCGATTGTGCCAATGGCGCCGCCTATCAGGTTGCGCCTGAGGCATTTTGGGAATTGGGCGCCGAGGTGGTCCCTTTAGGAATTGCCCCCAACGGATTGAATATCAATGACAAATGCGGATCTACAGATGTAGCGATATTGCAGGAAACGGTGGTTTCGTCCGGCGCGCATATCGGTATTGCGCTGGACGGCGATGCCGACCGTTTGATTGTTATCGACGAAAAAGGGCAGGTTGTAGATGGCGATCAGCTGATGGCACTGATCGGGTCTAGCTGGAACCGGGATGGACTGCTCCGCGGCAACGGAATCGTTGCTACGGTTATGTCGAACCTTGGACTGGAACGATTTTTAAATTCCCAGAATCTCGACCTTGTGCGGGCGAAAGTCGGTGATCGCTATGTTCTGGAGGAGATGAAAAAGGGTGGTTATAATGTCGGCGGTGAGCAATCCGGCCATATGATCCTGCTCGATCACGGCACGACCGGTGACGGGACGGTCGCTGCATTGCAGGTGCTGGGAGAACTGGTGGAAAGCGGCAAGTCGGCGAGCGAATTGCTGCATCTGTTTGATCCGGTCCCGCAGTTGCTCAAGAATGTTCGCTATAGCGGCGGCCAACCGCTCGAAAGCGCAAAGGTCAAGGCCGTGATTGCGGAAGCCGAAAAGGAACTGGAAGGTTGCGGCCGGCTGGTGATCCGCAAATCGGGCACGGAACCGCTGATCCGGGTGATGGCCGAAGGGGATGACGAGGATCAGGTCCATGCGGTCGTCGACCGGATTTGCGCGGTGGTAGAGGAGGTCGCAGGCTGA
- a CDS encoding dicarboxylate/amino acid:cation symporter, with amino-acid sequence MKKALIILLALILGILIGLFVGPKSDLLVEAADVVGNMWLNALRMTVIPLVFTLLIVGIGKAASMARAGRMTARAILFMIFILWCSSAMAALVTPALLEIFPLDGDAAAALRSALGSAAPPGAVPPFSEFLRALIPTNAIAAAAEDAVLPLMIFALAFAFAITRLPDAQREMLDQLFNALANALLILIQWVLALAPLGVFALAVGVGANAGLAAFGALVHYVLIVSSIGAVVWIFSYVLTYVGAKRGPITFFKASARAQAVAISTQSSLASLPAMVNGVKAMGVGDRSADVVLPISVALFRATGPCMNLAVAIYIAHFMGIELSIGILAIGVAVAAITTMGAVSLPGSISFITSIAPICIAMGIPIEPLVLLLAIETFPDIMRTVANVSADMSLTATIARSEGDLT; translated from the coding sequence TTGAAAAAAGCGCTGATCATACTTCTGGCTCTCATTCTTGGCATATTGATCGGGCTGTTTGTCGGCCCCAAAAGCGATCTGCTGGTCGAAGCCGCCGATGTCGTCGGCAATATGTGGCTCAATGCCTTGCGGATGACGGTCATCCCGCTGGTCTTCACCCTGCTGATCGTTGGTATAGGCAAGGCGGCTTCGATGGCGCGCGCCGGACGCATGACCGCCCGTGCCATATTGTTCATGATCTTCATTCTCTGGTGTTCGTCTGCAATGGCCGCTCTGGTGACACCCGCCTTGCTCGAAATCTTTCCGCTCGACGGTGACGCGGCAGCGGCGCTGCGGTCGGCACTGGGCAGTGCAGCACCGCCGGGCGCTGTGCCTCCGTTCAGCGAATTCCTCCGCGCGCTGATCCCCACCAACGCTATTGCGGCAGCAGCGGAAGACGCCGTGCTGCCATTGATGATTTTTGCTCTGGCCTTTGCCTTTGCGATCACCCGTTTGCCCGATGCGCAAAGAGAGATGCTCGACCAGCTTTTCAATGCTCTGGCGAACGCCTTGCTGATCCTTATCCAGTGGGTATTGGCGCTGGCACCGCTCGGCGTTTTTGCTCTGGCCGTCGGTGTGGGCGCCAATGCAGGACTAGCGGCATTCGGAGCACTGGTGCACTATGTTCTGATCGTCAGCAGCATTGGCGCAGTCGTCTGGATATTCAGCTATGTCCTGACCTATGTCGGCGCAAAGCGCGGCCCCATAACCTTTTTCAAGGCATCGGCAAGAGCGCAAGCGGTCGCGATATCTACGCAAAGCTCGCTCGCTTCGCTGCCGGCGATGGTCAACGGTGTCAAAGCCATGGGTGTCGGCGATCGATCGGCCGATGTCGTCCTGCCAATTTCGGTCGCTCTGTTCCGCGCTACCGGCCCCTGCATGAACCTCGCCGTTGCCATTTACATTGCCCATTTCATGGGCATAGAATTGTCCATCGGCATTCTCGCGATCGGCGTGGCCGTGGCAGCCATCACCACCATGGGTGCGGTCAGCCTGCCCGGCTCGATCAGCTTCATCACCTCGATTGCACCGATCTGCATCGCCATGGGCATTCCCATCGAACCGCTGGTTCTGCTTTTGGCGATCGAGACCTTTCCTGATATCATGCGGACCGTTGCCAATGTCAGCGCCGACATGAGTCTGACCGCGACTATCGCCAGAAGCGAAGGAGATTTGACATGA
- the thiD gene encoding bifunctional hydroxymethylpyrimidine kinase/phosphomethylpyrimidine kinase, with product MTVDCPRILSIAGSDSGGGAGIQADIKTITMLGGHAMTAITAITAQNTLGVQAVHQLPSEMILAQIESVVSDIGVDAVKIGMIGSAEAARAVADYLDKLSIAVVFDPVMIATSGSTLADGETIAAFGQLMDVASVVTPNLPELEALGGKDRILSHGCHLVIKGGHGKGGMVVDELYAPSGLIRRIEGKRIDSSETHGTGCTFASALAVGLGSGLDLNAAFEQAISFTRIAILEAPGLGEGSGPLGHQFVTDFQDDDR from the coding sequence GTGACGGTAGATTGCCCGCGGATCTTGTCGATTGCCGGTTCGGATAGCGGCGGCGGTGCGGGCATCCAGGCGGACATCAAGACCATCACCATGCTGGGTGGCCATGCGATGACCGCTATTACCGCGATCACTGCCCAGAACACTCTGGGTGTCCAGGCCGTGCATCAGTTGCCAAGCGAAATGATCTTGGCGCAGATCGAGTCCGTGGTTAGCGACATCGGTGTAGATGCGGTCAAGATCGGGATGATCGGAAGCGCGGAGGCCGCACGGGCGGTAGCGGATTATCTGGATAAGCTCAGCATAGCGGTTGTCTTTGATCCGGTAATGATCGCGACCAGCGGCAGCACGCTGGCCGATGGTGAGACGATCGCAGCCTTTGGCCAGTTGATGGATGTCGCATCGGTGGTCACGCCCAATTTGCCGGAACTGGAAGCGCTGGGCGGCAAGGACCGGATATTGAGCCATGGCTGCCATCTCGTGATCAAGGGCGGTCACGGTAAGGGTGGCATGGTCGTCGACGAACTCTATGCACCAAGCGGCCTGATCAGACGGATCGAGGGGAAGAGGATCGATAGCAGCGAAACCCATGGCACAGGCTGCACCTTTGCCAGCGCGCTGGCTGTCGGTCTCGGCAGCGGGCTCGATCTGAACGCGGCTTTCGAGCAGGCAATCTCCTTCACCCGCATCGCGATACTGGAAGCACCGGGACTTGGCGAGGGAAGTGGGCCCCTCGGTCATCAATTTGTTACCGACTTTCAGGATGACGACCGGTGA
- a CDS encoding DUF1272 domain-containing protein, with protein MLEMRPDCESCGKDLPAEQAGALICSFECTFCESCNSEKLHDICLNCGGALQPRPMRSAEKLAKYPASTDRKYN; from the coding sequence ATGCTGGAAATGCGTCCCGATTGTGAAAGCTGCGGCAAGGATTTGCCAGCCGAGCAGGCTGGTGCGCTGATCTGCAGTTTCGAATGCACATTTTGCGAGAGCTGCAATAGCGAGAAGCTGCACGATATCTGTCTCAATTGCGGTGGCGCTTTGCAACCCAGGCCGATGCGTTCCGCCGAAAAGCTGGCGAAATATCCGGCGTCGACCGATCGAAAGTATAACTGA